The nucleotide window TACCAACTTACCAACATTAAGTGATGATGTTACTGGTGTAAAATGATGAGGTGCACAAATTCTAAAGTTGATTTATACctcgtttcacatgtccaaaccaccttaaccgATTATTTCTCAtcttattttcaattttggctactcctaatTTACttcggatatcctaattcctaATCTTGTACCATTGTTTTAAGGTAATTAAAGCTTTAATTTTACCGGAGTCTATGCCAACGGACTCTCTTTCTTGACTAATTAAGACAAGCCAAAACTTGTTTGAAACATTCCTACATCAACACATGCCACAACTATGCTAGTGAATGCACGCAAAAAATGGGGTAGGAACAAGGAAGTGCCGAGAATAGAAGACTTTCCTCAACCTATATATAGTTTTCAAATGGAACAGCTTTTGCATCCTGCATTCTTCATCTGaaatttgattgattttcatCGAAGAAAAAACTAAGCAAGCACAAAAATGGCAAGCAACCAAAACCAGAATTTGAGTCACAAGGCTGGCGAGTTGACTGGTCAAGCTCAGGTATATATGGCTGTTTGGTTTTTTATATTATACTTTTAACCTAGCGAGGGGATTCGTATAGGGGCGAGCACATTAGATCTAGCAATTGAGCGATGCCCACGTTTGCAGCTCTGGTTTAACTGTTGATTATAATGTAATTAATATTAACTTTGATTTTGTAATAATGTAATCAAGTTGCATTCATCAAGTTAATAATCTATTTTTCTTTACTGATCCACGCCACAGGTTAAGAAGGATGAGCTTCTAAACCAGGCATCGGGTGCAGCTCAGTCCGCCCAAAACAAGGCATCAAATTTATCTCAGTCTGCCCAAAACAAGGCATCTGATGCATCTCGGTCTGCCCAGAACAAGGCATCTGATGAATCTCCTACTGACATCAAGGACCAAGCCACCCACCTCCTTCAACAGGCATGCAATGCAACCACTTCCTGCCATCTccttatttatttgaatttttatttataatatatttctTATTAGATATCCAGTAAAAAATTACTCAGATTTCACCAAACATAAGTCAATATAAATTAGTATCAATTCATCACCCATTTATGTTAACTAGTAAGATAAAAGCCAGTCCTTTCCACCTTTTTTCTTAGGCAAATGCTATTCGCACTCCGTTATTGGTTTTCTGCACtccaaattaaatatttttatttttattttaaaatattcatGGAATGTGTGTAGAATAACGACATGGGAACGTGAATAGCAATGGTCTTTCTCTTGTACTATATACATACTTTACAGTGCATGTACTACATGTATTTGATTGCAGACAAGTGAGCAAGTGAGAAACATGGCTCAAGGAGCAGCTGATGCAGTCAAGAACACTTTGGGAATGAATAACCCTAACGACCCAAGCAACCAAAACAATACCCCAAGCAACCCAAGCACTAGGATTTGAAGATAGTGCTCTTTCTTCAACGCTTGCTTTGCCTTCAGTTTCAACTAAAGTTCCTATGACCTGCGGTCATGGCGATTAGCTAGCCATCCTAGGTCTGTGGAAATGGCTATATGTTTTGTTTTCTGTCTGATGCAAAAGATTGTATTTTTATTCCCTTGTTTTTTCCATTTTGGTAAATAAAAGGAGAAATCCTTATGTGCCCTCGTTAATTAACAGTGTTGTGGAAATGAATTAATACTAAAAAAAGAGTGTTTTGTCTCAAAACCTTATTATTCTCTCTAATTTGCATCATCGCCATAACCTCTAACTTCACTCTTTAAACTGTCTAAGAGTTCGACCGAAAAAAGAATCTGTCTAAGAGATTCACGACTCACACCATATAATTGCTTACATCATATCTGAAAAATGAGGCTCATTTTATGTAGGTTTTGTGGTTAATAGTATGActttggggtgtgatatccacacacctcttttcacttctcacacacccttctaattttcggccgtcgaattagatgaattaaagaagatcaaaggagaaaaattaataaggagtgtgtaagaagtaaaaagggcCTTCGACTTAATAAATGTGGAAAGAAACCTAATTTTGTACGTGTGTGTTCACTATGTGGTCCGTACATTTTATGCGCGTGCTATGTACATATGTGGTTAGGCTGGTTATAGGTAGAAATTGTAAAATGGTTCTTTTTATAGCTAAAATGGTCTTTGAGTTTTGCATAACTCTTCACTTTAgttcatgagatttgaaatcaatacaagtggtccctgagattgtccatcatcaattATTGTAATCCTTCAATGAATAGttatgttaaaaatattaaaatgacaaaactaACCTCAATTTAGTAAACAATAGGCCACAATGATTTGacaattgagggtatttttgtcattttatccctatttaatggagatttttcacagAATGATCAAATTAATCGATGGTGGACAAATCAGGGATCAATTCtatcaatttcaaatctcaaggaccaaaatgaggagttatgcaaatctcaagaaccattttggataaaaagcCTTGTAAAATTGATTGATTCTAGTGATAACACAAGGTGCATGTTAGTGTCAAAACTTAGATGGAGGCTAGATTAGGTTCAACCCGTACTTGCATTTAGTGTTGTTTTCGGTCCCAATGCCACGAGATTGctcaagagaaagagagagtaggCATGCCATTGAAGGAGGTTGCCAACACAGTGTTAGTGTTTGAACGTGTGTGAAAGTTTGCACATCAATCTGACTACTTAACAAAATGATTGTTCACCGAGTTAGACGCTGGTTCGGTTaacttcttttttatgcctGGAGTGAACAAGGGCTTAAAATTCAGTGTCACTTTGTATATGGTTGCCTAAAAAAGTAAATGAAAGCGAAAcataaactaaataaaataaaaaataaacagaatGTAATCATTTCATGATGAAGTCAGGATTACAAACGTTTACAAAAGTAAAAACTACGCCGATGAGCCGAACTACATGAAATGTAAGTTGACTGGAGATAACTAATATCAAATTGGACTTAGTATAAAACATATGCCTTCAAGAAGGAATCAGGGTGGTTGAAATGACACATCAACCGAATCATACCATAGGATGACAGAGCTGTAAAAGTCTTAGATCTTAGGGATTGAATTTGACAAAGAGCAATTAAGTTTGTCCTA belongs to Malus sylvestris chromosome 17, drMalSylv7.2, whole genome shotgun sequence and includes:
- the LOC126609877 gene encoding late embryogenesis abundant protein 7-like, whose protein sequence is MASNQNQNLSHKAGELTGQAQVKKDELLNQASGAAQSAQNKASNLSQSAQNKASDASRSAQNKASDESPTDIKDQATHLLQQTSEQVRNMAQGAADAVKNTLGMNNPNDPSNQNNTPSNPSTRI